GGCAACAACGTCACCCTGTTCGACCACACCACCGCCACCGACATCACGCTGCTCGATCCGGACGAAGCCGCCTGCTGGCTGATCACCACCCAGGCGTTCGACCCAGGCGGCACCAAAACCCCCTATGAGCGCGTGAGGTCATCGAAGCTGGCACCGTGCAACCGCCTGGGCGTCGTCCTGGTCGAGGGCGACACCCTGCTGCAAACGCTGCTGTTCAACGCCCTGCTGTACGACCCGGAACTGCATAAGCCGCGCAAGACCACGATCGACGACGCGCCGATCTGGGAAGCGGCCGTTCCCCCGCCGGGCATCCCGGACAAACGGCCGGCGCGTGGCTGGACGGATCTGTTGACCTGGCCCTCACGGCGCATCCTGCTCTCCCACCGCCGCGACGGTGACGCCATCAAGGTCGACGGGGTCGTCATCACGCCCGGGGTCGAATTCACCGGTGAGCTGGTGCACGACGAGAAAATGGCGGCTTTTCGTCAGCCGACCGGGAAAAACGGCAAGCCGAAGAAAGACGCGCCGCTGCAGCCGATCCGGCTGGCCCCACTGCGTGGCGTGTGGCGGCACAGCGTCGAACTCCTGCTCGCCGACCAGCCGGGGGAGGGGCGGTCCCGGGTGAGGCCACCAGCGCTGGACCAGATCGCCAGACTGGCCGAGCGCGGCCGGCTGCCGCAAGGCGCCTCCTACACCCTGCGTGTGTTCGGTCAACAGCTGAACAAGGAGCAGTCCGTGGTCGTGGACTACCTCGAAGACGCGGTACCGGCACCGGTGGCGCTTCTACGTGCCAATGACCCGGTCGTGGCGACCCTGGTGGGCATCGCGATCGCACTCGCCGACGACGCCGGGGCCGCGCTGCGCCACTTGGAAAGCGGCTATCGGGAGGAACGGCGAGCCAAACCCGTCTCCGGACTCGATCTGGCGTACTGGCCGCACCTGACCAACGCCTTCGGCGAGCTGCTGGAGGATATGGCCAAGGCCCGGCGGAAACAGCGCCCGGAGACCGATGCGCTGACCGCGTGGGCCGAGCACGTCGCCCGCACCGTCCGGTCCGCCGGCAACCGCTGGGCCACAGGCGCCTCGATCGACGGACGTGACCTGCTGATCATCGCCAAACACGTCGAGAAGTTCGACAACATCGTCGCCAAGCTCGTGCGCACCTTCCAGGCGAAGGTGCGCGGCTCCCTCACGAAAGAGCAGGACGGGTGACAGACAACCACCTCAGGCAACGCCGCCGGGCGTTCACCGGCTACCTCTACGGCCTCTACCACGGCCTGTCCTCCGACAACGGCACCAAGGCCGCCGAGTCCCGCCGCGTACTGGCCCGCCTGCGGCGGACGTTCTCCGGTCCACGTCAGGAAGCCGAAGCCTACGAGTACGTCTTCACACACGACCCCCCGCGCAGCGAGGAGGAGGCGTGGCTGCTGGTGGCCGGGTTGTTCGC
This is a stretch of genomic DNA from Saccharothrix ecbatanensis. It encodes these proteins:
- the casA gene encoding type I-E CRISPR-associated protein Cse1/CasA — protein: MTREAATSFDLLTERWIPVIDRNGTPDKVGLRRLLLESHALRRISGSTSPMTAALYRLVLALFHRAYAVTTEVEWKDRWEAKSLPAKPLQKYLADFGDRFDLFDPQRPFLQCPALARVTPQTPAKLIPHRAVGNNVTLFDHTTATDITLLDPDEAACWLITTQAFDPGGTKTPYERVRSSKLAPCNRLGVVLVEGDTLLQTLLFNALLYDPELHKPRKTTIDDAPIWEAAVPPPGIPDKRPARGWTDLLTWPSRRILLSHRRDGDAIKVDGVVITPGVEFTGELVHDEKMAAFRQPTGKNGKPKKDAPLQPIRLAPLRGVWRHSVELLLADQPGEGRSRVRPPALDQIARLAERGRLPQGASYTLRVFGQQLNKEQSVVVDYLEDAVPAPVALLRANDPVVATLVGIAIALADDAGAALRHLESGYREERRAKPVSGLDLAYWPHLTNAFGELLEDMAKARRKQRPETDALTAWAEHVARTVRSAGNRWATGASIDGRDLLIIAKHVEKFDNIVAKLVRTFQAKVRGSLTKEQDG